A genomic segment from Glycine max cultivar Williams 82 chromosome 1, Glycine_max_v4.0, whole genome shotgun sequence encodes:
- the LOC102663743 gene encoding UPF0481 protein At3g47200, which produces MAGDDEFDRWISPIEMTLNTLTNKKVRGNSIVDIPEHLKKSNMKAYKPKVVSIGPLHRKSSRELLYMKEIKWQCMLSLLHRLNPTDDQKVVPPKRLKDCGEVILKYDEAVRACYMDPIELDRHELAQIMLVDGCFLLELLLITNDKQLNGEPKSKFPVKVSKREEFLSDLKLLENQIPLFIIDLLYLKLFGQKSEGIPNIINGYALYLFGCSSGRPIISPNRAHLLELTHWFLTSRQIEAKPDQERSAPETVVELTIDPPDHEHMESMDIWLRERDERDKKVSKETTPKLERCAARLQAAGVKIKTFYGKNRSSSKLEKDPVSVMFGCKEKFEQGVLEIQSLCITEETELQWRNFIAWEQTRSAEKTWEQTGTPATEKKFSQYALLFKGLVCCEYDIELLKSAKVLKVHDENKWSNEKVNKFIHDIAEGIQIDASADPKFCEMINDLNSCDKGCCRFIMFKHCCRILLTKARKFCRYLYRLLMRDYCSTPWQTLGVMAAVLLLFLTIAQTVLAAIAL; this is translated from the coding sequence ATGGCTGGGGATGATGAATTTGATAGATGGATTTCTCCGATTGAAATGACGCTGAACAccctaacaaataaaaaagtcaGAGGAAATAGCATCGTAGATATTCCAGAACACCTTAAAAAATCGAACATGAAAGCTTACAAGCCAAAGGTGGTCTCTATTGGACCCCTACACCGGAAATCTAGTAGGGAGCTGCTATACATGAAGGAGATCAAATGGCAATGCATGTTGTCTCTTCTTCATCGACTTAATCCAACCGATGATCAAAAAGTTGTGCCACCGAAACGCTTGAAAGATTGCGGCGAAGTCATTTTAAAGTATGATGAGGCAGTCCGAGCGTGCTACATGGACCCAATCGAATTGGACCGCCACGAACTCGCCCAAATCATGCTAGTCGATGGCTGTTTTCTGCTTGAGCTCCTTCTCATTACTAACGACAAGCAATTAAATGGCGAACCAAAAAGCAAATTCCCTGTTAAAGTCTCAAAAAGGGAAGAATTCCTGTCTGATTTGAAATTACTTGAAAACCAGATACCTCTGTTCATTATTGATTTGTTGTAtctaaaactgtttgggcaaaaATCGGAAGGGATACCGAATATAATCAATGGCTACGCACTGTATCTCTTTGGTTGTTCTTCTGGCCGCCCTATAATAAGTCCAAACAGGGCACACCTTCTTGAACTCACGCACTGGTTCTTGACTAGTAGGCAAATTGAAGCTAAACCAGATCAAGAACGCAGCGCCCCCGAAACTGTTGTAGAGCTTACAATTGATCCTCCGGATCATGAACACATGGAAAGCATGGACATATGGCTCCGAGAGAGGGACGAACGTGACAAAAAAGTCAGCAAAGAAACTACACCTAAATTAGAACGTTGCGCTGCGAGGCTCCAAGCTGCAGGGGTTAAGATTAAAACCTTTTATGGAAAGAACCGAAGCAGCAGCAAATTAGAAAAGGATCCTGTAAGTGTCATGTTTGGCTGTAAGGAAAAATTCGAGCAGGGAGTGCTAGAAATCCAGTCTCTGTGTATTACTGAGGAAACCGAACTTCAGTGGCGGAATTTCATTGCTTGGGAGCAGACCAGATCTGCCGAGAAAACTTGGGAGCAGACAGGAACCCCAGCTACCGAGAAAAAATTCAGTCAGTATGCTTTGTTATTTAAAGGTTTGGTTTGTTGCGAGTACGACATAGAACTGCTCAAAAGTGCCAAAGTCTTGAAGGTGCACGATGAAAACAAGTGGAGCAATGAGAAGGTGAACAAGTTCATTCATGACATTGCCGAGGGAATTCAAATTGATGCCAGCGCGGATCCCAAATTTTGTGAAATGATTAATgacttgaacagttgtgacaaAGGATGCTGCAGATTCATCATGTTCAAGCATTGCTGCCGAATCCTTCTCACAAAAGCAAGGAAATTCTGCAGGTACTTGTACCGTCTTTTGATGCGTGACTATTGTTCCACGCCGTGGCAAACGTTAGGAGTAATGGCTGCTGTCTTGCTGCTTTTTCTCACCATTGCCCAGACTGTTCTTGCAGCCATTGCCCTGTAG